The region TACCTGAAGTACCCAGGGTTGGATTATAGACACAAGAGTAGAGAGCATGTTGTGAAACTGCAGATTAActgattaataaaatatttgactactagaagaaagcaaaaaatcaaATGATTAATGAACTAGCCAACATGCTAGTACCTGATTGCTTACATTTGTGATTTGACTCCCTCAGTGACAAGCTCTTTCAGCCATAAGTGCTAAGCTTGGCCATGTCAGCACTTGAACTTCTGATCCCcttgcattgcattttttttgtctacAAAGTCAAGTCTCAGACCCTATTCTTTAAcattagataaaaataaataaagttaaTCAGGCCTGGCGAAGAAGGAATGCTTCTCACCTATCTTCTTCGCCTAGTTTTCTAGCAGACCCCAATCATTCAGACCCATAGCAAATAATTTAAGGAAAGCGGCATACACTCCCAGTCACTcgtatacataaatatatacacaaaatCACTTTACAAAGCCTGAAGATTTGCACTGCCAGCATGCAAATCTCTTCTTCCATGAGAGTTCCTAATACTGACATAGGAAACTGGAATGTAGGAAATACTCCATGACATAGTGCTGGAAATCAAGCCTCAGCTCTTAAGACATCCCACTGCCAGCATACACAAACGAACATCGTCACATCTTACACTTGCATGTAACATCCTGGTATTATACACAGCAACGCATCGTTAACACAACGGCCAACTCAACATTCGTGTCGTGTATGAAACTCGGAAGGGATTCATTTGGTAGAAACTACACCCTGCATGTTTGAGTTCAGGCTGgtttcttttactgctgttaAGTTGCACCATCAGTTAGGTGAGAAGGAGCTCTATCAAGGGAAACATGACTCGGCAGCTCACGTGTCCCAGCTGCTGTCTTTAAAAGCTATGTTGACTAATCGCAGTTCTAGCTCAAAAGCATCGGGTCGGTCCTGCGGGTTGGCAGCCAGCATTTCCTTGATCAGCTGTTTCATTTGAGCATTCATGGATTTTTTCTTTACGGGGATGAGCAGTTCCATTTTTGGGTTTTCCAGAAGCGCCTCTCCAACAGGCACAATTGCTGTCCCCTGCTTGACATAACTCCCCAGaagttctttctttgtttctgtatctATGAATGTGATTCTTTCCAACATTGCCCAGATTATAATTCCCAATGCAAAGATGTCTGCTTTGGCAGTATAGTGTCCTTCCCAGACTTCGGGGGCCATATAGAAGTCAGTCCCGCATGCAGTTGATAGAAAACACTTATTTACATTGACTGGTTCCTCAGGATTCTGTCCTGAGGCTGAACATACTTTACTCAGGCCAAAATCAGCTACTTTCAGCGTAGGCTCCAAGTCACTAGTGTCCATCCTGCTCTGAGATATCAGAATATTGTCAGGTTTGAGATCACGGTGAATAATCTGATTTTTGTGCAGGAATGCCAGCGCGCTGCTGAGCTGAAGCATGAAACTGGTGTTGGTCTTGCGGTTTGGCTTTCGGGACAACAGATACTCATTCATATCTCCTCCATCACAGAAATCCATTACAAACCAGAGGTAATAAGCACTTCTGGGGTCAAAGACTATTTCTCCTTTTAATGAGGTCTCTACAAGCTGCaacaaggaagagaaatgtCATAACTACCTGATGAACACAAGAACATAAAGATATGATGGAAAAAATGCATGACGTTTGGATCTTCCTCTCGACAATCCGGAGAGCAAGATAATGCAACTGGTGAAAATAAAACTATGCAAAATatatgatgttaaaaaaaaaaatcacaatgtaTTTGACAGCCTCCTTATTTTCGTGCCTGCAAAGCCTATCGAGTTCACACTCCTGCCCAGAAGCTAGAGCTAGACCCAGAtaacagtattttgaaagatAGTGAGCAGCCATTGCACTCCCATCTgtttcagctggacagggtcCCGCCCCAACAAAGTCTGTCCCACCCATTTCACTAACAACTTTAATGTATAAACGAAGCCTCAACAAATAACTCCGTGCAGTGCCAGTGGGTTGTATTTGTCCTCCGCTGATGAAGCAGCGCCACAATAGATTTTTAAAGCCTATTCTCCATGCCTTACACGTGAATGTATTCTAGCACATGGTAACACAGTACCCCTGAACTCAGGAGAATGCTGATCAGCAGGCACAGCTTAAGAGCTGCTGCATGTAACACCTTTCCCACCACCAAGATCCACTAGCTATTTTCTAGAATATAAGCAGCGAGTAGCTCGAGCAGCCGGTTCTAATAGCTACTTCatacaaaaagcaaagcaaaaccagcaatCAGTTTTACTAATCCTGTTTACACAACTACACATTTGCCTCTTCAGCTCCTCTGAGGTGGCTCTTCGCATGCTCTGGAAGGTAAgtcttgcatttatttctgttagtaTTAAACCAATGTATATTAAACCAAAAATAAGTTTTACAGGCTTTCAAAAATTAAGGGACCTATTACTATTTAGAGGGGCATTTTAAAGTGCTTTAAGAAAGTGACCTTTTCCATCCAAGAGCAAAATTACTAGCCATTTATAGCTGTTTTTAATTGCTAGCACAACTAGTACTCAAACCAGACCAACTTAAAACAGTAAATCCATGTTAGAACTAGAAAACTACACATTTAGGTTTTACAGCCAGTAACAGTGAGATTAAGGTATCATAGGACAGCAGGGAGTCTCCTTTGCCAAGTGAGCACCAACACACAGCTCTTCCCTCTGCACAGCTTTACAGAAGCTGTACTGGCATCTCAGTTCAGAGCACTAAGACAAAATAATCCACCACCACATCTATGACAGTGACAAAGCACCAGAAGACCAGGCTAGTTCAGGACTCTCACTTTGCTGACTTAGTTCAGCTGACACCAGCTAAATGGGGGCAGCCCAAAGCCCTTCAGGAGACACcaacacccccttccctggCCAGCTTCCTCACACACCACACCTGTTCAGCTCTTACCGTAGTATcacctggggtggggagaggagagggcaaGCCAGGGAGATCTGATTTTCTCTATTTTAGCACATGCTACTATAAAGTCATCCCAGTCTCTTCAGAgtcagctcagctctgcccttttctcttctctgccctctgaagcagaaaaacaatCCACAGTGCTTGTGGCTGACACGGGCGAGATCTAGGTGCCGCATTGTTAACAGGCACTACCATCAAAAAGCAGTGCTGCAGGTGATCTGAAAGCTCTTCCCCACCTTGCAGTcccactgcttttttttaagctcctCCCTGTACAGCCGTCCACAAGTTTGATGCCATCTCTCACAGATCCACTAACAACTAGGAAGGTAAGGCACTCATTTCTTCCACATGAGCTGGCCAGTATTATTTTACCCTGATCCCTTCATGAAAGTGGGTCAGTAACAACTACAAAGCTACAGCGAGTTTACGAAGGCAAGAATCCTCTTTCTCAGGCTAGTACAGCACTTGGCACAACAGGATCTGGACAGCCGTGTAGGGGTTGTCAGATGAACGTTCACTAACAAAAGGTCCTACATTAGACATGCAAGAATGACAATAAGAACTGAAATGATAAAAGCCAACTAGGGAAAACACAAACATTGAGCAGGTACTGACTTTTTAAACCAGAGACACAGATTTCTGCCAGGGGATGATTTCTAGCTGGGGCAGCTTCTTGACAAGGGAATGAATCAGATTATCTTTCAAAGTCTTTCCAGAGCCACTTAAATATCCATCTTCAAACTTAAAGGCGATTTAAAGGACACTTTCAGTAGCCACACATGGGGAGTGACATTTAGTCTCTTATTTATTATCCCATTACCTCTCTTTGAAGAGATTAACAGTTATTTATTCAAAAAACAGCTCACTGCATGCTACCAACTGcttattatttctgaaagaattttaaGTATTGGCTTCCTAAATCAAGACGGTTACTTCCTCTTTCAAGGACATCCGAGATTAAGAAATTCTTCAGAGCTCTGTCCCAAGACATTTGTACATGTCTGCTCATTAACCCTGCAGAAGGGCTTCTACCAAGTAATATGACAGCCTGCACATCTGTTGTGCTTTACCTGTGGTGCTTCCTCAAATTACCAAAGCAgatttacattaaaagaaagtcCTGGAGTCTTTTTGAATGGCATGGCttcaaataacaaaatataaGTGATTGTTCAATATatatgttcttttaaatatataaaataatttttgggtGTCAACACCAACAATACCCTCTCCTAACTAAGCATACCTCAAAAAAAAAGCTAcccacctccttccctcccagctaCACATCCATATTAATTACTTCCACCCCATTACCTCAGCTTCATGTACCTGTAAATAAAGGGAGGAACTGGAGCCATGGGACATCTTCTGCACCATACCATCTTTCTGCAAGATGCACTCCTCCAGGTGAATGACGTTGGGATGCTGGCTCTTGATACTGCTAAGTGCCCAGAACTCACGCAGAGCTAGTTCCACGTTCTCTGGAGCATGGCACCGAATCTTTTTCACCGCGACCCGTGCAGAGGTCTTCCTGACGACTGCTTCGTACACCACACCATAACTGCCACGACCAACCTCCCGTATTAGATCGTACTTAGGCTGGCTACTCACCATCTTCAAGATCAAGggttctggggaagggggaaaaacccacagaacTAAAACTTATGAACAAGAACTGGGCTGTATTTTCCCCCATATGGCTTGGTGTGGCAATATTAGGCCTACCAAAACCCTGCAATTAAGAGGGCAGTGCCTCTGAGCATTACGCTGAATGCAACGCTCCATTTGAGTGCTAGAACATTCCAAAAGCTATTCTGTAAACCTGTACTTGTTGCCACGGACTAGCTAAAAgtgaaattacattattttggTGGGACTATTAAGATTTAAAATACAGCCCAGCTTTCAAGGTGGCAACAATTCAAACCTAGACTTGTACTGTGCTGAGACAGGACTATCGCGTACACTCCTGCTCCTTTCTCTCAGTGTCTTCCGTGAACATCTGTGGGAATAATAGTAGGATATCATGCTCTCCATCCACGCCTGGGATAGCGGAGAAGAGGTTCTGGCTGAAGCCTGTGGTTGGTCAGTAACAGATTTAATTAACACTGCCTTTTATGGAGGTGACTgcataaataaatgtttctgttacaatttaataatgaaattctTTTACTGATACTAAGAAAAGAGGATGCTTCGAACCacttccaatttattttttaatgttactaTGATTTTTAACCTAGTCTCCTCTGAACAAGGAGCCTACGGTTACAAAAAGTTAGAAAGGGTAACTGATTGCAGAAGCTTGTACCTAGTATGTAACTTTCACTTTTGCTCAACAGGGGAAGGACAAAAGTTCAAATATTGCTCTATAAGTAAAAcaagagacacacacacacacaaaagccaCCAAACAGTGCTACAGATTGATGACCCTCCCTGCACACTTCCCTGCAAGATTACGAACCAAAACACACCAGCACCACCTTCacacaaccaaaccaaaatggGACACTGACTATagacagggggaaaaaaaagaaagtttggcTAGCCAATTATCACTGGTCACACAGaatgaaacacacacacaaaaaagtcaCAGCTAGTATATCAGAACTAAAATGGTTTGTAAGATTGGCAGCAATAAACATAATTCTCTTTATGTCTGTAAACCAGGCAATAAGGACTACATCGAAACAGCCTCTTATTAGTAGGAAGCTTTCAAGTATTTCCACTGTTTTaggtactttttttttgaaaaaaagaaaaaagaaaaagagagagaaaaaaggtaTCATCAGTCTCATCGCAATACTACACAGACATTTTAACCTTTCAGCAAAGTTCTGTGATGCACATTTACAAGAATATTTTGAACTGACGTGGGATGTGCCCAAGAAACTCATTACCACAAGATTCTGCTCACAAGATACATTCAGCCTGCACCTGTAGCAGGACTATGAGGAACAGATTAAGATTACAGCCTGAACAGTAAAATCTGATGGGGCCAATAGCCCTTCCCATGCAGAGGAGAAGAGCAGGATCTGTAATCTCACCAGCAGCCAAAGAACTCCTGAGGAAAACACCACGTTACTCAAACACTACCACGTCAGTTTCAAAATGAGCAGAAAGCGTCCCCCCTACATTGAGCGCCAGTTCGCTGCATGCTGTCACCAGAGAGGATCTGTCATTCGGCCAAGTGTCAGGGTTGCTACCTGCCTTCCTTCACAGCAGGCCCGGCCGGTCTGGAAATGCCACGGAGGTTTATTGCCTAACCTGATGAGAAGTGCCGCCCGCTCCCCAGGGCACCTCATGCCAAGCAACTGGGCCCTGGCAGCAGGGCCGGGCCCAGGCCAGGCTGTGCAGAGTAAACAGGCCGGGCCTGCCgctgctccctcctgcaggCCTGGGAGGCTGCAGCCGACTTTGCACACGGGAAGcgctttccctccctgcctcgtTAGCAGCAATAATTGCGGAATAAAATACGGTAACccctaccaccaccaccacccccctttCGCCCTGCCCCCCCACGGAGGCCCTACCAACAGCTACACACCGGGACCCCACCTGCACCGAGGGGGACCTCGCTCCAGGGGGTAATTACAGCGGCTTCGGGCGGAggccgggagcggggcccgAGGGGgagcgccgcccgccccgcctcAGCGGGTAACAGGGCCCCTCACAGCCCCCTGCGCACACCTGGGACGGAGAGCGACCCCCGCCCGGCGCAGCCCGCTCCCTGCAgtcccaccccccctccccactaTGACGCACCGGGGCAAACGCCCGCTcccgcgcccccggccccggccgggccccgcgTTACCTCAGCGCCGCCAccgcgctgccgccgcccggccgccaTTATAGagctccgctcccctcccctgcgccgccgccgccgccacacTCCCCTCGCGCCAGCCACGCCCCCCGCACCGCCGCCGCTCCTTCTGATTGGCCGGCGGCGAGGAGGCGTGGCGGGGCGTTTGTGGAGCGCGCGTGCCGCACCCGCGCTTCCCTGGCGGCGCGCGCGGCAGGTGCCGCCGCCGGTGCAAGGCGATGCGCGGTCCCTTGTACATCCCCTTGTGCATCCCgtagcagtggatgttgtttatctcgACTTCAGTAAGGTGTTCAAcgctgtctcccataacatcctcgtagacaagctaaggaagcgtgggttggatgagtggtCAGGGAGGGGGActaagaactggctgaagggcgagctcagagggtcgtgatcaatgggaCAGAGACTTgttggaggcccataactagtggtgttccccaggggtctgtgctgggtccagccctgttcaatttattcatcaatgacctggacaaagggacagagcgtcccctcagcaaattcactgatgataccaagctgggaggagcagctgatacaccagaaggccgtgctgccatccCACGAGAGCTGGACAGggtggagagctgggccaagaggaacctcatgaaattcaacaaaagcaagtgcaaggtcctgcccctggggaggaacaacccctgCACCAGTAgaggctgggggtgacctgctggagagcggctctgctgagaaggccctgggagtgctggggggcagcgaggtgaccctgagccagcaccgggcccttggggccaatggtatcctggggtgcattgaAAGGAGTGTGgacagcagggcaagggaggttatccttccactctactctgccctagtgaggccatatctggagtgctgcgtccacTTTTGGGCgccccagttcaagaagggcagggaactgcttgagcaagtccagtggagagctacggaggtgatcaggggctggagcatcccccttgtgaggaaaggctgagagacctgggtctgttcagcctggagaagagaaggctgagggggatctcatcaatgcttatcaatatctgaagggcgggtgtcaggatgatgggactaggctcttttcagtagtgcccaacgacaggccaaggggcaacgggcacaagttggaacatgggaaggtccacctaaacatgagaaaaactccttccctgtgcaggtgccagagcaggggcacaggctgcccagagaggctgtggggtcccttccctggagactttcaaaccctgcctggacacggccctgtggcccctgctctgggggtgcctgctccagcaggggtgggacggggtgagctccagagggcacttccaacccccacca is a window of Phalacrocorax aristotelis chromosome 20, bGulAri2.1, whole genome shotgun sequence DNA encoding:
- the PDIK1L gene encoding serine/threonine-protein kinase PDIK1L, coding for MVSSQPKYDLIREVGRGSYGVVYEAVVRKTSARVAVKKIRCHAPENVELALREFWALSSIKSQHPNVIHLEECILQKDGMVQKMSHGSSSSLYLQLVETSLKGEIVFDPRSAYYLWFVMDFCDGGDMNEYLLSRKPNRKTNTSFMLQLSSALAFLHKNQIIHRDLKPDNILISQSRMDTSDLEPTLKVADFGLSKVCSASGQNPEEPVNVNKCFLSTACGTDFYMAPEVWEGHYTAKADIFALGIIIWAMLERITFIDTETKKELLGSYVKQGTAIVPVGEALLENPKMELLIPVKKKSMNAQMKQLIKEMLAANPQDRPDAFELELRLVNIAFKDSSWDT